One window from the genome of Oryza glaberrima chromosome 3, OglaRS2, whole genome shotgun sequence encodes:
- the LOC127768832 gene encoding proline-rich receptor-like protein kinase PERK4 codes for MDDSPLDNLFDGNGLDSPAGADSSSSTGSPPSSTSSSPPSSQSPPPGSSPPPASPPPSTPSAPPTNSSGSAPSPPSPSQSAPPANTGGGGSPPPSHGSPPAPKAVQSQPAPKRSGDGGSSSDSGSSKEGGSSSDRGKSESNGNRPGPEAAIIAGMVIGFFTFALLLAIVACVCCSKKKKRPPHMHMPYYTDENGKVYYANSMPRWQNSVDQGGGWHAQYSPGQAPPSSEMSGSHGAGPLPPPSPGMALGFSKSSFSYDELALATGGFSSANLLGQGGFGYVYRGVLAGSGKEVAVKQLKAGSGQGEREFQAEVEIISRVHHRHLVSLVGYCIAGSSQRLLVYEFVPNDTLEHHLHGKGVPVMAWPTRLAIALGSAKGLAYLHEDCHPRIIHRDIKAANILLDENFDAKVADFGLAKLTTDTNTHVSTRVMGTFGYLAPEYASSGKLTDKSDVFSFGVMLLELITGRRPVDPTNYMEDSLVDWARPLLARALSEDGSFDELIDQRLENKFDRLEMERMAACAAAAVRHSAKRRPKMKQIVRALEGDASLDDLNEGVKPGQSMMFSTGSEYDSGNYASDINRLRKVAFESSIEDSSEYGTHSSADSGEPPRRQQHR; via the exons ATGGACGATTCCCCGCTAGATAATCTGTTTGATGGAAATGGATTGGATTCACCGGCAGGCGCggacagctctagctccacggGATCACCGCCGAGCTCCACGTCGTCGTCCCCTCCGTCGTCGCAGTCACCTCCTCCGGGGTCATCGCCGCCTCCTGCCAGCCCGCCACCGTCCACACCGTCGGCCCCACCGACCAATTCCTCGGGCTCAGCACCGTCGCCACCTTCCCCGTCGCAGTCGGCGCCACCGGCGaataccggcggcggcgggtcccCACCACCATCGCATGGCTCGCCGCCAGCGCCAAAGGCCGTCCAGTCTCAACCCGCTCCGAAGCgtagcggcgacggtggctccTCCTCGGACAGTGGGAGCTCCAAGGAGGGAGGCAGCTCGAGTGACCGTGGCAAGAGCGAAAGCAACGGCAACAGGCCGGGGCCAGAGGCTGCCATCATCGCCGGCATGGTCATCGGGTTCTTCACCTTCGCCCTGCTGCTGGCCATCGTCGCCTGCGTGTGctgctccaagaagaagaagagacctCCCCACATGCACATGCCGTACTACACCGACGAGAACG GGAAAGTGTACTACGCGAACAGCATGCCCAGGTGGCAGAACAGCGTGGACCAAGGCGGCGGCTGGCACGCGCAGTACTCGCCAGGCCAGGCGCCGCCGAGCAGCGAGATGAGCGGGTCGCACGGGGCggggccgctgccgccgccgtcaccgggcATGGCGCTGGGGTTCTCGAAGAGCTCCTTCTCGTACGACGAGCTGGCGCTGGCGACGGGCGGGTTCTCGTCGGCGAACCTGCTGGGGCAGGGCGGGTTCGGGTACGTGTACAGGGGCGTCCTCGCGGGCAGCGGCAAGGAGGTGGCGGTGAAGCAGCTCAAGGCCGGGAGCGGGCAGGGCGAGCGCGAGTTCCAGGCCGAGGTGGAGATCATCAGCCgtgtccaccaccgccacctcgtctcCCTCGTCGGCTACTGCATCGCCGGCTCATCCCAGCGCCTCCTCGTCTACGAGTTCGTCCCCAACGACACCCTTGAGCACCACCTCCACG GGAAGGGCGTGCCGGTGATGGCCTGGCCGACGAGGCTCGCCATCGCGCTCGGCTCAGCCAAGGGCCTCGCGTACCTTCACGAAGATT GCCATCCTAGGATCATCCACCGTGACATCAAGGCGGCCAACATCCTCTTGGACGAGAATTTCGATGCTAAG GTTGCGGATTTCGGGCTTGCAAAGCTAACCACGGACACCAACACGCATGTCTCAACGCGCGTCATGGGGACTTTCGG GTATCTGGCTCCCGAGTACGCGTCGAGCGGCAAGCTGACGGACAAATCGGACGTCTTCTCCTTCGGCGTCATGCTGCTCGAGCTGATCACCGGCCGGCGACCGGTCGACCCAACGAACTACATGGAGGACAGCTTGGTTGACTGG GCGAGGCCCCTCCTGGCGCGCGCCTTGTCGGAGGACGGCAGCTTCGACGAGCTGATCGACCAGCGCCTGGAGAACAAGTTCGACCGGCTGGAGATGGAGCGCATGGCCGcatgcgctgccgccgccgtccgccactCCGCCAAGCGCCGCCCAAAGATGAAGCAG ATTGTCCGTGCGCTGGAGGGCGACGCGTCGCTGGACGACCTGAACGAAGGGGTGAAGCCCGGGCAGAGCATGATGTTCAGCACGGGGTCGGAGTACGACTCCGGCAACTACGCTTCCGACATCAACAGGTTGAGGAAGGTGGCCTTCGAGAGCAGCATCGAGGACAGCAGCGAGTACGGGACCCACTCCAGCGCCGACTCGGGGGAGCCACC